From Zingiber officinale cultivar Zhangliang chromosome 5B, Zo_v1.1, whole genome shotgun sequence, the proteins below share one genomic window:
- the LOC121986902 gene encoding UPF0481 protein At3g47200-like has product MNSWNQEAAATPQSSTMDREEEEADLNPWRTEKPTIFRVPEIIREADPGAYEPNLISLGPYHRGVPRLQAMEKVKPQYLHSFLRRTNPPKSKDECRNYIKKEELRVRSAYSEVFKMDSDKFVDMMLHDGCFVVEFLLRLYDRKDAPTKRPGVIIDDDDVNDSIGNREYDPILASSWTEYFVRLDMLLLENQLPLFLIRDLLSFVDPARAANSLKPLALQFFGGDFLPGRTKKLPEKLEAPVRKSRHILHLLHACIHPPTESRPRTKSPTRKLDLSGEKGYFGGGEKGGPRRRASFLPSFKRNSCFDCCEQDQIEDAIFTPLTPSTIPCARELKDAGIEIKRKKQTDSFLDVTFRNGRLEIPRIRAYNVSNAILRNLIAFEQLYPDRGTHVTDFTFLIDCLIDTAADVAILREADILVSTMGSNKSVARLFNRLCLKVVVEPKNGHLWRVFEDIPKHCEKRANKWRATLNHIYFGNPWTGISVVAAIFLFILTMLQTVLAILSYVNPP; this is encoded by the coding sequence ATGAATTCTTGGAATCAAGAAGCTGCTGCGACGCCTCAAAGCTCAACCATGGAtcgggaggaggaagaagcagaCTTGAATCCATGGCGCACAGAGAAGCCGACCATCTTCCGAGTCCCGGAAATCATCCGGGAAGCCGACCCCGGGGCCTACGAGCCCAACCTCATCTCCTTGGGTCCTTACCACCGCGGCGTGCCTCGCCTGCAAGCCATGGAGAAAGTTAAGCCGCAATACCTTCACAGCTTTCTCCGGCGGACGAACCCCCCGAAGAGCAAGGACGAGTGCCGAAATTACATCAAGAAGGAAGAACTTCGGGTGCGGAGCGCCTACTCTGAGGTTTTCAAAATGGACAGCGACAAGTTCGTCGACATGATGCTGCACGACGGTTGCTTCGTCGTCGAGTTCCTCCTCAGACTATATGACCGAAAGGACGCTCCTACTAAAAGGCCGGGAGTCATCATCGACGACGACGATGTCAACGATAGCATAGGTAATAGGGAGTACGATCCAATCCTTGCCTCGTCGTGGACAGAATACTTTGTGAGGCTTGACATGCTGCTGCTGGAGAATCAGCTTCCTCTGTTTCTCATCAGGGATTTGCTCAGCTTTGTGGATCCCGCGAGAGCAGCCAACTCCCTGAAACCGCTTGCTCTCCAATTTTTCGGCGGCGATTTCTTGCCGGGAAGAACGAAGAAGTTGCCCGAGAAATTGGAAGCGCCGGTCCGGAAGTCTCGTCACATCCTCCATCTTTTGCATGCCTGCATACACCCACCAACGGAGTCGAGGCCCCGTACAAAGTCACCTACTCGCAAGCTCGATCTCTCCGGGGAAAAGGGCTATTTTGGTGGAGGCGAGAAAGGAGGCCCTCGCCGTCGAGCCTCATTTCTGCCATCATTCAAGCGCAATTCTTGCTTTGACTGTTGTGAGCAGGACCAAATCGAGGACGCAATATTTACGCCGCTAACGCCGTCAACGATCCCCTGCGCCCGGGAGCTCAAGGACGCCGGCATCGAGATCAAACGGAAGAAGCAGACGGACAGCTTCCTGGACGTGACGTTCCGCAATGGTCGACTGGAGATCCCCCGGATCCGGGCGTACAATGTGTCCAACGCTATCCTGCGTAACCTGATTGCGTTCGAGCAGCTGTACCCGGACCGGGGCACGCACGTCACTGACTTCACCTTCCTCATCGATTGCCTGATCGACACGGCCGCAGACGTCGCGATACTCCGGGAAGCGGACATTTTGGTGAGCACCATGGGCAGCAACAAGTCCGTGGCCAGGCTCTTCAACCGGCTCTGTTTGAAGGTGGTGGTGGAGCCTAAGAACGGCCATCTCTGGAGAGTGTTCGAGGACATTCCCAAGCACTGCGAGAAGAGGGCAAACAAGTGGAGAGCGACGTTGAACCACATTTACTTCGGCAACCCTTGGACGGGCATCTCGGTTGTTGCGGCAATCTTTCTCTTTATTCTCACCATGTTGCAGACGGTGCTGGCAATCCTCAGTTACGTTAACCCGCCGTAG